In a single window of the Danio aesculapii chromosome 20, fDanAes4.1, whole genome shotgun sequence genome:
- the fzd3a gene encoding frizzled-3a isoform X2, translating into MVLLWALCSMLTVCIAINMEATGSHSMFSCEPITLRMCQGLAYNTTFMPNLLNHYDQQTAALTMEPFHPMVNLECSTEIRPFLCALYAPVCTEYGRVTLPCRRLCQRAKSDCYKLMEMFGVSWPDEMECSRFPECEESYPRAIDLLPSSDGTEESPSAVQRDYGFWCPRELKIEPDLGYSFMGVRDCSPPCPNMYFRKDELIFARYFIGVISIVCLSATLFTFLTFLIDVGRFRYPERPIIFYAVCYMMVSLVFFLGFLLEDRVSCNTASPGRFRASTITQGSHNKACTLLFMTLYFFTMAGSVWWVILTITWFLAAVPKWGSEAIEKKALLFHAVAWGVPGALTITLMAMNKIEGDSMSGVCFVGLYDLMALRWFLLVPLVLDVVVGVVLLLAGIAALNRVRMEIPLEKENQDKLVKFMIRIGVFSVLYLVPLLTVIGCYLYEQSHRSVWETTWVQERCREYHIPCPFKVEKTSRPDIALFLIKYLMMLVVGIPSVFWVGSKKTCFEWASFFSGHRRKDAVHESRQVLQEPDFTQLLLRDPNTPVVRKSRGTSTQGTSTHASSTHLAMLDEPPSASTSRAGSTRSKSSSFHGSLHRSRDGRYTAGSFRGVEERVSHGSSLRLNEPLQHCAFNRLDSQSRQGSLQRLESQSRHSSVRDLSITAQAVQSSPGNGIHRVMEEDATKA; encoded by the exons CCCTTTCATCCTATGGTGAACTTGGAGTGCTCTACTGAAATACGGCCATTCCTGTGTGCCCTTTATGCACCCGTGTGCACCGAGTACGGTCGTGTGACCCTGCCATGTCGCCGCCTGTGCCAGCGGGCTAAGAGCGACTGCTACAAGCTCATGGAGATGTTTGGGGTCAGCTGGCCAGATGAGATGGAGTGTAGCAG GTTTCCCGAATGTGAGGAGTCGTACCCTCGAGCGATAGACCTGCTCCCCAGCAGCGACGGCACTGAGGAATCTCCATCAGCAGTTCAACGGGATTATGGCTTTTGGTGCCCGCGAGAGTTGAAGATCGAGCCCGACCTGGGTTACTCTTTCATGGGCGTCCGTGACTGCTCTCCTCCCTGCCCTAACATGTACTTCCGCAAAGACGAGCTCATCTTCGCCCGCTATTTCATCGGCGTCATTTCCATCGTCTGCCTGTCTGCGACTCTGTTCACCTTCTTGACTTTTCTCATCGACGTGGGTCGCTTCCGCTACCCCGAGCGTCCCATTATCTTCTACGCCGTCTGCTATATGATGGTGTCTCTGGTCTTCTTCTTGGGCTTCCTGTTGGAGGATCGTGTCTCGTGTAACACAGCAAGCCCGGGTCGTTTCCGAGCCTCCACCATCACTCAAGGATCCCACAACAAGGCCTGCACGCTGCTCTTCATGACCCTCTACTTCTTCACTATGGCAGGAAGTGTTTGGTGGGTCATTCTCACCATCACCTGGTTCCTAGCAGCCGTTCCCAAATGGGGAAGTGAGGCCATCGAGAAGAAGGCTTTGCTGTTTCATGCGGTGGCTTGGGGTGTCCCTGGAGCCCTCACCATCACCCTGATGGCCATGAACAAAATCGAGGGCGACAGCATGAGTGGTGTGTGTTTCGTTGGCCTCTACGACCTCATGGCTTTGCGCTGGTTCCTGTTGGTGCCACTAGTGCTGGATGTGGTCGTTGGTGTGGTGCTGCTGTTAGCAGGCATCGCGGCGCTAAATAGAGTACGAATGGAGATCCCACTAGAGAAGGAGAACCAGGACAAACTGGTGAAGTTCATGATCCGCATCGGCGTGTTCTCCGTGCTGTACCTGGTGCCTCTGCTGACGGTCATTGGATGTTATTTGTATGAACAGAGCCATAGATCAGTGTGGGAGACCACCTGGGTACAGGAGCGCTGCAGAGAGTATCATATCCCCTGCCCGTTTAAG GTTGAGAAGACCAGCAGGCCTGATATCGCCCTGTTCCTCATCAAGTATCTGATGATGCTGGTGGTGGGCATCCCGTCTGTGTTTTGGGTCGGCAGTAAAAAGACCTGCTTCGAGTGGGCCAGTTTCTTCAGTGGGCATCGCAGAAAAGA TGCGGTGCATGAGAGCCGTCAGGTGCTGCAGGAGCCCGACTTCACCCAGCTCCTCCTCAGAGACCCCAACACCCCCGTGGTGAGGAAGAGCAGAGGCACCTCCACTCAGGGCACCTCCACCCACGCCTCCTCCACACACCTGGCCATGCTGGACGAGCCCCCGAGTGCCAGCACCAGCCGCGCCGGCAGCACCCGCAGCAAATCCAGCAGCTTCCATGGCAGCCTGCACCGCTCCAGAGacggccg GTACACGGCCGGCAGTTTTCGCGGTGTGGAGGAGCGCGTTTCTCATGGGAGCTCCCTGCGCCTCAATGAGCCGCTCCAGCACTGCGCCTTCAACCGTCTGGACAGCCAATCACGGCAAGGCAGCTTGCAGCGCCTCGAGAGCCAATCAAGGCACAGCAGTGTTCGAGACCTCAGCATCACAGCACAGGCCGTCCAGAGCAGCCCTGGAAACGGCATCCACCGCGTTATGGAGGAGGACGCGACCAAAGCATGA
- the fzd3a gene encoding frizzled-3a isoform X1: MVLLWALCSMLTVCIAINMEATGSHSMFSCEPITLRMCQGLAYNTTFMPNLLNHYDQQTAALTMEPFHPMVNLECSTEIRPFLCALYAPVCTEYGRVTLPCRRLCQRAKSDCYKLMEMFGVSWPDEMECSRFPECEESYPRAIDLLPSSDGTEESPSAVQRDYGFWCPRELKIEPDLGYSFMGVRDCSPPCPNMYFRKDELIFARYFIGVISIVCLSATLFTFLTFLIDVGRFRYPERPIIFYAVCYMMVSLVFFLGFLLEDRVSCNTASPGRFRASTITQGSHNKACTLLFMTLYFFTMAGSVWWVILTITWFLAAVPKWGSEAIEKKALLFHAVAWGVPGALTITLMAMNKIEGDSMSGVCFVGLYDLMALRWFLLVPLVLDVVVGVVLLLAGIAALNRVRMEIPLEKENQDKLVKFMIRIGVFSVLYLVPLLTVIGCYLYEQSHRSVWETTWVQERCREYHIPCPFKVEKTSRPDIALFLIKYLMMLVVGIPSVFWVGSKKTCFEWASFFSGHRRKDSAVHESRQVLQEPDFTQLLLRDPNTPVVRKSRGTSTQGTSTHASSTHLAMLDEPPSASTSRAGSTRSKSSSFHGSLHRSRDGRYTAGSFRGVEERVSHGSSLRLNEPLQHCAFNRLDSQSRQGSLQRLESQSRHSSVRDLSITAQAVQSSPGNGIHRVMEEDATKA, translated from the exons CCCTTTCATCCTATGGTGAACTTGGAGTGCTCTACTGAAATACGGCCATTCCTGTGTGCCCTTTATGCACCCGTGTGCACCGAGTACGGTCGTGTGACCCTGCCATGTCGCCGCCTGTGCCAGCGGGCTAAGAGCGACTGCTACAAGCTCATGGAGATGTTTGGGGTCAGCTGGCCAGATGAGATGGAGTGTAGCAG GTTTCCCGAATGTGAGGAGTCGTACCCTCGAGCGATAGACCTGCTCCCCAGCAGCGACGGCACTGAGGAATCTCCATCAGCAGTTCAACGGGATTATGGCTTTTGGTGCCCGCGAGAGTTGAAGATCGAGCCCGACCTGGGTTACTCTTTCATGGGCGTCCGTGACTGCTCTCCTCCCTGCCCTAACATGTACTTCCGCAAAGACGAGCTCATCTTCGCCCGCTATTTCATCGGCGTCATTTCCATCGTCTGCCTGTCTGCGACTCTGTTCACCTTCTTGACTTTTCTCATCGACGTGGGTCGCTTCCGCTACCCCGAGCGTCCCATTATCTTCTACGCCGTCTGCTATATGATGGTGTCTCTGGTCTTCTTCTTGGGCTTCCTGTTGGAGGATCGTGTCTCGTGTAACACAGCAAGCCCGGGTCGTTTCCGAGCCTCCACCATCACTCAAGGATCCCACAACAAGGCCTGCACGCTGCTCTTCATGACCCTCTACTTCTTCACTATGGCAGGAAGTGTTTGGTGGGTCATTCTCACCATCACCTGGTTCCTAGCAGCCGTTCCCAAATGGGGAAGTGAGGCCATCGAGAAGAAGGCTTTGCTGTTTCATGCGGTGGCTTGGGGTGTCCCTGGAGCCCTCACCATCACCCTGATGGCCATGAACAAAATCGAGGGCGACAGCATGAGTGGTGTGTGTTTCGTTGGCCTCTACGACCTCATGGCTTTGCGCTGGTTCCTGTTGGTGCCACTAGTGCTGGATGTGGTCGTTGGTGTGGTGCTGCTGTTAGCAGGCATCGCGGCGCTAAATAGAGTACGAATGGAGATCCCACTAGAGAAGGAGAACCAGGACAAACTGGTGAAGTTCATGATCCGCATCGGCGTGTTCTCCGTGCTGTACCTGGTGCCTCTGCTGACGGTCATTGGATGTTATTTGTATGAACAGAGCCATAGATCAGTGTGGGAGACCACCTGGGTACAGGAGCGCTGCAGAGAGTATCATATCCCCTGCCCGTTTAAG GTTGAGAAGACCAGCAGGCCTGATATCGCCCTGTTCCTCATCAAGTATCTGATGATGCTGGTGGTGGGCATCCCGTCTGTGTTTTGGGTCGGCAGTAAAAAGACCTGCTTCGAGTGGGCCAGTTTCTTCAGTGGGCATCGCAGAAAAGA CAGTGCGGTGCATGAGAGCCGTCAGGTGCTGCAGGAGCCCGACTTCACCCAGCTCCTCCTCAGAGACCCCAACACCCCCGTGGTGAGGAAGAGCAGAGGCACCTCCACTCAGGGCACCTCCACCCACGCCTCCTCCACACACCTGGCCATGCTGGACGAGCCCCCGAGTGCCAGCACCAGCCGCGCCGGCAGCACCCGCAGCAAATCCAGCAGCTTCCATGGCAGCCTGCACCGCTCCAGAGacggccg GTACACGGCCGGCAGTTTTCGCGGTGTGGAGGAGCGCGTTTCTCATGGGAGCTCCCTGCGCCTCAATGAGCCGCTCCAGCACTGCGCCTTCAACCGTCTGGACAGCCAATCACGGCAAGGCAGCTTGCAGCGCCTCGAGAGCCAATCAAGGCACAGCAGTGTTCGAGACCTCAGCATCACAGCACAGGCCGTCCAGAGCAGCCCTGGAAACGGCATCCACCGCGTTATGGAGGAGGACGCGACCAAAGCATGA